A single Arachidicoccus sp. BS20 DNA region contains:
- a CDS encoding DUF4221 family protein, whose amino-acid sequence MNKKAIKILTFLLNPVLILFLSCNNNNNITNCTEYKNERKVNILCIDTIKFYIDSTLVIANSTPLQYDSGKDILIIYDQYNHRMLFYSEILKEKTVLSSVVNFYVNTKIDFFTFINADSCYCYCNDNSSLFIYSIKKKKIIKKYNFFSDKRPSFEYEPSRPFATNCSPIVINNNLAYGIGYFVGENSKEQPLHRTIYSILDLKSGIIKTLIPYPKIYWNYNWGGSNYRITYSAYNPDNNSTVISLPASHKALEIDNTSLSVMPYDASSRKDFCIVPLDINKEDKNMDNRRFLFNYYLETPSYRNIIYDKYRNLYYRFLEIPITKQGKEYKQIDLICFDKSFNYITQVAGYGIKSEEHRIK is encoded by the coding sequence ATGAATAAAAAAGCAATAAAAATATTAACTTTTTTATTAAATCCTGTTTTAATCCTTTTTCTCTCATGCAATAATAACAATAATATTACCAATTGTACAGAATATAAAAATGAAAGAAAAGTCAATATATTATGTATAGATACGATTAAATTTTATATAGATAGCACATTGGTCATTGCGAACAGTACACCTCTTCAATATGATTCGGGCAAAGATATTTTAATAATCTATGACCAATATAACCATAGAATGTTGTTTTATAGCGAAATATTGAAAGAAAAAACTGTGTTATCTTCTGTTGTTAATTTTTATGTCAACACCAAAATCGATTTTTTTACTTTTATAAACGCGGATAGTTGTTATTGTTATTGTAACGACAATTCCAGTTTATTTATTTATTCAATAAAGAAGAAAAAAATAATTAAAAAGTATAACTTCTTTTCTGATAAAAGACCCTCTTTTGAATATGAGCCATCGCGCCCATTTGCAACAAATTGTTCTCCTATTGTTATTAATAACAATCTTGCTTATGGAATTGGTTATTTTGTTGGAGAAAACAGTAAAGAGCAACCATTACACCGTACAATATATTCTATTCTTGATTTGAAATCCGGAATAATTAAAACTTTAATCCCATATCCAAAGATATATTGGAATTATAATTGGGGTGGGAGCAATTATCGAATCACTTATTCAGCCTATAACCCAGACAACAATTCTACTGTCATTAGTTTGCCAGCAAGTCATAAAGCCCTTGAGATAGACAACACCTCTCTTAGCGTGATGCCATATGATGCAAGCAGTAGAAAAGACTTCTGTATTGTCCCTTTAGATATAAATAAGGAAGATAAAAATATGGATAATAGAAGGTTTTTATTTAATTATTACTTAGAAACTCCAAGTTATCGAAATATTATTTATGACAAATATCGTAATTTGTATTACAGATTCTTAGAAATACCAATTACTAAGCAAGGAAAAGAATATAAACAGATTGACCTCATATGCTTTGATAAATCATTCAACTATATAACCCAAGTTGCGGGTTATGGTATAAAAAGCGAAGAGCATCGAATAAAATAA
- a CDS encoding IS982 family transposase, with product MLNGDKVIRIFCLVDDLLKGIGHQEDVRCRVSDSEVITTAIVAALYLGGHHDNARGFMQMTGMCPQMLDKSRYNRRLHRLEPLLCSMFFQLGGYLKDISGASSYVIDSFPVAVCDNIRISRSKMLKGKQWRGRQSSMRRYFYGVKVQVLTTAKGIPVEFGFVPGSESDVQALKKLPLSVAPESCIYGDAAYTDYTIEDDMLEAENIHLMIGRKSNSKRKDEPWVRFLKEHSRKRIETTFSEIKNLFLRKIHAVTFKGFLLKILMFIFAYTLNRLTD from the coding sequence ATGCTCAACGGGGATAAAGTTATAAGAATATTTTGTTTGGTAGATGATTTATTAAAAGGAATTGGTCATCAGGAAGATGTACGTTGTCGAGTAAGCGATAGCGAAGTGATAACAACGGCAATCGTAGCGGCTCTTTATTTGGGGGGACATCATGATAATGCGAGAGGTTTTATGCAAATGACGGGCATGTGTCCTCAGATGTTGGACAAAAGCAGATACAACAGGCGTTTGCACAGATTAGAGCCATTGTTGTGCAGTATGTTTTTTCAGCTTGGCGGGTATTTGAAAGACATCAGCGGAGCAAGCAGTTATGTGATAGATTCCTTTCCTGTAGCGGTTTGCGACAATATAAGAATATCGCGCAGCAAGATGCTGAAAGGCAAACAATGGCGTGGCAGGCAAAGCAGTATGCGCAGATATTTTTACGGAGTAAAGGTGCAAGTGCTGACAACAGCGAAAGGCATACCGGTTGAATTTGGTTTTGTTCCCGGCAGTGAGAGCGATGTGCAGGCATTGAAAAAGCTGCCGTTAAGCGTAGCGCCTGAAAGTTGTATTTACGGCGATGCCGCTTATACGGATTACACCATCGAAGATGATATGTTGGAAGCAGAGAACATTCATTTAATGATTGGCAGGAAGTCCAACAGCAAAAGAAAGGATGAACCTTGGGTAAGATTTTTGAAAGAACACAGCAGAAAAAGAATTGAAACAACATTCAGCGAAATCAAAAATCTGTTCCTTAGAAAGATTCACGCTGTAACTTTTAAAGGTTTTTTACTGAAAATATTGATGTTTATTTTCGCTTATACCTTGAATAGACTTACTGATTAA
- a CDS encoding DUF1573 domain-containing protein, whose amino-acid sequence MKKIIFAVLFICAGATATMAQEKEQNTPVPQAKFSELRHQFGNIPQGVPATTIFTFENKGKTPLVIETATATCGCTTPVYPKKPILAGKKGEIKVTYNAAAVGHFVRSVDVKFAQAQRPVNLSIEGTVDEKK is encoded by the coding sequence ATGAAAAAAATAATCTTCGCGGTATTATTCATTTGCGCAGGCGCAACAGCCACAATGGCTCAGGAAAAAGAACAAAATACACCGGTTCCCCAAGCCAAGTTTAGCGAGTTAAGACATCAGTTCGGCAATATTCCGCAAGGCGTTCCGGCAACAACCATTTTTACTTTTGAAAACAAAGGAAAAACGCCGTTGGTTATAGAAACGGCAACAGCAACTTGCGGATGTACAACGCCGGTATATCCCAAAAAACCTATTCTTGCAGGTAAAAAAGGCGAAATTAAAGTTACTTACAATGCCGCGGCTGTGGGGCATTTTGTACGCTCGGTTGATGTAAAATTTGCACAGGCTCAACGCCCCGTCAATTTATCGATTGAAGGTACAGTAGATGAAAAAAAATAA
- a CDS encoding glycosyltransferase, whose amino-acid sequence MQCLIIKQKESLSEYSYATYVYNIIADEFLARGNTLIEVIDEENFVPLDDVSKDVLYVVNAPDNKEMMMKLWYSISLPKIIKQLRADKIIYLNGLLGSHKLIRQPQIMLLFGTDYFVNPKNATKWQQLSLKKIAKNVTYASLVFTYSESAIDTLATILNSCLSAKIKTLYPLPRKIFSVLNWDEREKAKAAFSNGEEYFLLKSSGDDITEIVLYLKAFSYFKKWQKSSMKLVLLASEELLNNAKFKEIFSTYHFREDVVFYSQMAREDYHLLLAAAYGFLMLTGRDSDLPYLLESFQCGTPALTYTSNSIKEIADDAPYYFLGKSYTDIAQGMIAMYKSEMMRATHIEKGLAVAATFDYDANKQKLMNWIFEA is encoded by the coding sequence ATGCAGTGCTTAATTATTAAACAAAAAGAATCACTGAGTGAATATTCCTATGCCACCTATGTATATAATATTATTGCGGATGAATTTTTGGCAAGAGGAAATACTTTGATAGAAGTGATAGATGAAGAAAATTTTGTACCACTCGACGATGTATCTAAAGATGTTCTCTATGTCGTAAATGCCCCGGACAATAAAGAAATGATGATGAAGCTTTGGTATAGCATATCATTGCCCAAAATCATTAAGCAACTTCGGGCAGATAAAATAATTTACCTGAACGGATTGCTTGGTTCTCATAAGCTGATAAGACAGCCGCAAATTATGCTGCTTTTCGGTACGGATTATTTTGTAAATCCCAAAAATGCAACAAAATGGCAACAGCTTAGCCTGAAAAAGATTGCCAAAAATGTAACGTATGCGAGTTTGGTTTTTACCTATTCCGAGTCTGCGATTGACACGCTGGCAACCATTTTGAATAGCTGCTTGTCGGCGAAAATAAAAACACTTTATCCTTTGCCAAGAAAGATTTTTAGTGTGCTGAACTGGGACGAACGTGAAAAAGCAAAAGCCGCATTCAGCAATGGAGAAGAATATTTTTTGCTGAAATCTTCCGGCGACGATATTACTGAAATCGTACTTTATTTAAAGGCATTTTCTTATTTCAAAAAATGGCAAAAAAGTTCTATGAAGCTGGTATTGCTGGCGTCTGAGGAGCTGTTGAACAATGCAAAATTTAAAGAAATTTTTTCGACTTATCATTTCAGGGAAGACGTGGTTTTCTATTCTCAAATGGCACGTGAAGATTACCATCTGCTGCTTGCTGCCGCTTACGGATTTTTGATGCTTACAGGAAGAGACAGTGATTTGCCTTATTTACTGGAATCGTTTCAGTGCGGAACTCCGGCGCTTACCTATACTAGTAATTCTATTAAAGAAATTGCAGACGACGCGCCCTACTATTTTTTAGGAAAAAGTTATACGGATATCGCCCAGGGAATGATTGCCATGTATAAATCGGAAATGATGCGCGCTACGCATATTGAAAAAGGACTTGCTGTAGCGGCAACATTTGACTATGATGCCAACAAGCAAAAGCTGATGAACTGGATATTTGAGGCATAA
- a CDS encoding DUF3810 domain-containing protein, whose product MMKKFFKQRKNITLIVLLLLCALLSLFSRSETLVENWYATGIYPFIGKTMRSIFGKIPFSIGDVFYTIFFAFVLFRIVRFFIKLFKRKIDKTYLAKSIYTLLFTVLTVYFLFYALWGMNYSRQGIAHQLQLNISQKYSTKQLDSLVKNLVVKTNAGRILLGKKAIYPNNQTMFNEALQAYANIEKTYPFLHYEAKSVKTSVYNMLNSYLGTAGYYNPFTGEAQVNTALPKFGLPYTTCHEMAHQLGYATEDEANFVGYLAASNSFDPLFKYSAYLNLYEYANWELWQRDSALAKNNYKMLDTLVKADLYEQRNYIKAHENPVEKLTTKIYSQYLKANHQPQGINTYNLVTAWLIAYERKYKAL is encoded by the coding sequence ATGATGAAAAAATTTTTTAAGCAAAGAAAGAATATCACATTAATCGTTTTGCTCTTATTGTGCGCGTTGCTTAGTCTTTTTTCACGAAGCGAAACTTTGGTCGAAAATTGGTACGCGACGGGCATTTATCCTTTTATCGGAAAAACGATGAGAAGCATTTTCGGAAAAATTCCGTTCAGCATCGGCGATGTGTTTTATACAATATTCTTCGCGTTTGTTTTATTCAGAATAGTTCGGTTCTTTATAAAATTATTCAAAAGAAAAATTGATAAAACATATCTCGCAAAATCAATCTACACGCTACTTTTCACGGTTTTGACGGTTTATTTTCTGTTTTATGCTCTTTGGGGAATGAATTATTCAAGACAAGGAATTGCACATCAATTGCAACTCAATATTTCCCAAAAATATTCTACCAAACAATTGGATTCGCTGGTAAAAAATCTGGTTGTAAAAACAAATGCCGGAAGAATTTTGCTTGGCAAAAAAGCAATTTATCCCAATAACCAAACAATGTTCAATGAGGCATTGCAGGCTTATGCGAATATTGAGAAAACATATCCGTTTTTGCATTATGAAGCTAAAAGTGTAAAAACATCTGTTTACAATATGCTCAACAGTTATTTGGGTACTGCCGGATATTACAATCCCTTCACGGGCGAAGCGCAGGTAAACACAGCCTTACCAAAGTTTGGACTACCTTATACAACTTGCCACGAAATGGCGCACCAGCTTGGTTATGCCACGGAAGACGAAGCAAATTTTGTAGGTTATCTTGCGGCATCAAATTCTTTCGACCCTTTGTTCAAATATTCGGCTTATCTCAATTTGTATGAATATGCAAATTGGGAATTGTGGCAAAGAGATTCTGCGCTGGCAAAAAATAATTATAAAATGCTGGATACACTCGTAAAGGCGGATTTGTATGAACAACGCAACTACATCAAAGCTCACGAAAATCCTGTTGAAAAGCTTACGACCAAAATTTACAGCCAATATTTAAAAGCCAATCATCAACCGCAAGGCATCAACACTTATAATTTAGTTACGGCATGGCTGATTGCTTATGAAAGAAAATACAAGGCTTTGTAA
- a CDS encoding FKBP-type peptidyl-prolyl cis-trans isomerase, which translates to MGIADILFQKNQEKATANLKAGEEFLAENAKKENVIALESGLQYEVLKEGDGAKPTVTSNVTCHYHGTLINGTIFDSSVQRGQPATFPLNRVIKGWTEGLQLMNVGSKFRFYIPSHLAYGNRAVSAEIGANSTLIFDVELLGVS; encoded by the coding sequence ATGGGTATAGCAGATATTTTATTTCAAAAAAATCAGGAAAAAGCAACAGCCAATTTAAAAGCAGGGGAGGAGTTTCTTGCAGAAAATGCAAAGAAGGAAAATGTAATTGCATTGGAAAGCGGTTTGCAATACGAAGTATTGAAAGAAGGCGACGGTGCAAAGCCAACTGTAACAAGCAATGTAACTTGTCATTATCACGGAACGCTGATAAACGGTACTATTTTCGACAGTTCGGTGCAGCGCGGACAGCCGGCAACTTTTCCGTTGAACAGAGTTATTAAAGGCTGGACGGAAGGCTTGCAACTGATGAATGTAGGCAGCAAATTCCGTTTCTACATTCCTTCGCATCTGGCTTATGGAAACCGTGCTGTAAGTGCGGAAATAGGTGCAAATTCTACATTGATATTTGATGTGGAATTGCTGGGGGTTTCATAG
- a CDS encoding DUF1573 domain-containing protein, which yields MYKIFFLFLTTVCYIGATAQTIKHTPPVNGYKYVHIDDADHDFGNIEYGKTVKYTVKMKNISNDTLALTNVVVSCGCTTPEYKKGSYPPGAEMDITIGFNGYEEGNFQKNLSILFQDNKVGQIVKTLHFKGTGIKKDKDTQ from the coding sequence ATGTATAAAATATTTTTTCTATTTCTCACAACCGTTTGTTATATCGGCGCCACAGCGCAAACCATAAAACATACACCTCCGGTAAACGGTTATAAATATGTACATATAGATGATGCCGACCATGATTTCGGCAATATCGAATACGGAAAAACCGTCAAATATACCGTAAAGATGAAGAATATCAGTAATGATACATTGGCATTGACCAACGTAGTTGTAAGTTGCGGTTGCACAACGCCGGAATACAAAAAAGGCTCATATCCGCCGGGAGCGGAAATGGATATAACAATAGGCTTTAACGGATACGAAGAAGGCAATTTTCAAAAAAACTTGAGTATCTTATTTCAAGACAATAAAGTAGGGCAAATTGTAAAAACATTACACTTCAAAGGCACAGGCATTAAAAAAGATAAAGACACACAATAA
- a CDS encoding valine--tRNA ligase, whose protein sequence is MELSKNFIPSEAEQKWTAIWKDKKYFNSKPDNRKAFTVVIPPPNVTGVLHMGHTLNETVQDILVRRARMSGYNACWVPGSDHASIATEAKVVQMLKEKGIDKNTLTREEFLKYAFEWKEKYGGIIYNQIERLGCSVDWNRVTFTMDDHYYNAVIKVFVDLYNKGLLYRGARMIHWDPAAQTALSDEEVEYKDIQGKLYYVKYKIVDDNSVQEPVAVYLSTKELLARAKSVIHNLLEKIKNDKSNTIEKTVIGNVTEEGAAFLTVLTGEEITTEYKHTIDRSGINHVLNNHSNSNIEDSRGQIAITEQDFELIVDVLNQPDEIIASGLDKQQKETITYTKKFDDGTIIYLEEIRTGRKELMLQTMRKMKGKTGLESSLKNRRAMPSDESESFSHTSETTPVIANIPKIIDFSILGNISGTTGYLTVATSRPETIMGDVALCVNPNDERYIHLKGKKVIVPLVNREIPIIEDDYIDMSFGTGVLKVTPAHDINDYNIGLKHNLEVIDTLNADGTLSEAAQIYVGIDRFVARKKVVEELAQKNLLIKEEEYPTRLGYSQRSGAVVEPRISTQWFLKMQELAKPALDAVLSGEIKIHPGDKFLATYKHWLENVKDWCISRQLWWGQQIPAWYDEEGKCYVAETEEEARKLTAHDSQLTRDNDVLDTWFSSWLWPMEVFNGISSPGNEELKYYYPTSVLITGQDIIFFWVARMVMAGLEYEKTIPFSDVYFTGMVRDKQGRKMSKSLGNSPDLLNLIDTYGADAVRFGIMISSPAGNDLLFDEASLEQGRNFNNKIWNALKLVKMWEEKQVASSGLQVAGFAIDWFENRLNEVKNEVAQLHTQFRLSEGLKTIYSLIWDDFCSWYLEWIKPNFGENIDTETYNKTVYFFEELLQLLHPYMPFITEEMYHLLKEQKEDLCVKQFAEIGETDKNILQQGELLKTIISSIRDVRNKNNVKPKETIELKIQTENKNSYTNILSILQKQINAETIDFTDVSIDNNVVITLEKDKFFVQLNQEIDKDALKNDLLKDLEYQQKFLQSVQNKLSNERFVQNAKPEVVAIERKKQSDAEARIKTIEESLASL, encoded by the coding sequence ATGGAATTGAGCAAAAATTTTATCCCTTCGGAAGCAGAGCAAAAGTGGACTGCAATTTGGAAAGACAAAAAATATTTTAACAGTAAACCCGATAACCGCAAGGCATTCACGGTAGTGATTCCGCCGCCGAATGTTACGGGCGTACTGCACATGGGACATACATTAAACGAAACGGTTCAGGATATTTTGGTTCGCCGTGCACGTATGAGCGGCTACAACGCTTGCTGGGTTCCCGGCAGCGACCACGCTTCCATCGCCACCGAAGCAAAAGTGGTACAAATGCTGAAAGAAAAAGGCATCGATAAAAATACTTTGACGCGCGAAGAATTTCTGAAATACGCCTTTGAGTGGAAAGAAAAATACGGCGGCATTATTTATAACCAAATCGAAAGGCTTGGTTGCAGCGTTGATTGGAACAGAGTTACCTTCACGATGGACGACCATTATTACAATGCGGTTATCAAAGTGTTTGTGGATTTGTATAACAAAGGGTTACTGTATCGCGGTGCGCGTATGATTCATTGGGACCCTGCAGCACAAACGGCTTTAAGCGATGAAGAAGTAGAATATAAAGACATTCAGGGCAAGTTGTATTATGTAAAATATAAAATTGTTGATGACAATTCTGTACAAGAACCGGTTGCCGTTTATCTCAGCACAAAAGAATTGCTTGCAAGAGCAAAGAGTGTTATTCATAACTTACTCGAAAAAATCAAAAACGATAAATCGAATACGATTGAAAAAACAGTTATCGGAAATGTTACGGAAGAAGGAGCTGCATTTCTTACTGTTTTAACAGGCGAAGAAATTACAACCGAATATAAGCACACGATTGACAGGAGTGGAATTAACCACGTTTTAAATAATCACAGCAATTCAAATATTGAGGATAGTCGCGGACAAATTGCAATTACCGAACAAGATTTTGAATTAATAGTTGATGTGCTTAATCAACCTGATGAAATAATTGCTTCAGGACTCGACAAGCAGCAAAAAGAAACCATTACTTACACTAAAAAATTTGATGACGGTACTATTATTTATTTAGAGGAAATAAGAACGGGTAGAAAGGAACTGATGCTGCAAACAATGCGCAAAATGAAAGGGAAGACCGGTTTAGAATCTTCCCTTAAAAACAGGCGAGCTATGCCTTCCGATGAATCGGAATCCTTCTCTCACACGTCCGAAACGACTCCTGTTATTGCAAATATACCAAAAATTATTGATTTTAGCATATTAGGAAATATTTCCGGTACAACCGGTTATTTAACCGTTGCAACTTCACGTCCCGAAACCATTATGGGCGATGTGGCTTTATGTGTAAATCCGAATGACGAACGTTATATTCATCTCAAAGGAAAAAAAGTAATTGTGCCTTTAGTTAATCGCGAAATTCCGATTATTGAAGACGATTATATTGATATGAGTTTCGGTACAGGCGTACTGAAAGTAACGCCTGCGCACGACATTAACGACTATAATATCGGATTGAAACATAACCTCGAAGTCATCGACACTTTAAATGCCGACGGAACGTTGAGCGAAGCTGCGCAAATTTATGTTGGCATTGACCGTTTTGTTGCACGCAAAAAAGTAGTAGAAGAACTGGCGCAAAAAAATCTTTTAATCAAAGAAGAAGAATATCCGACCCGTCTTGGTTATTCGCAACGTTCGGGCGCTGTGGTGGAGCCGCGCATTTCCACACAATGGTTTCTGAAAATGCAGGAACTCGCCAAACCTGCGCTGGATGCGGTTTTGAGCGGAGAAATAAAAATTCATCCCGGCGATAAATTCCTGGCTACGTATAAACATTGGCTGGAAAATGTAAAAGACTGGTGCATTTCGCGGCAGCTTTGGTGGGGACAACAAATTCCTGCCTGGTACGATGAAGAGGGAAAATGTTACGTTGCAGAAACAGAAGAAGAAGCCCGTAAACTCACGGCTCACGACTCACAACTTACTCGTGATAACGACGTTCTCGACACATGGTTTTCTTCATGGCTGTGGCCTATGGAAGTGTTCAATGGAATTTCCAGTCCGGGCAATGAAGAACTGAAATATTATTATCCGACTTCCGTGCTTATTACCGGACAAGACATTATTTTCTTTTGGGTGGCGCGCATGGTAATGGCTGGTTTGGAATACGAAAAAACGATTCCTTTCAGCGATGTATATTTCACGGGAATGGTGCGCGACAAGCAAGGGAGAAAGATGTCTAAATCATTGGGCAATTCGCCGGATTTGCTCAACCTGATTGACACGTATGGCGCGGATGCCGTTCGTTTCGGCATTATGATTTCTTCTCCGGCAGGTAACGATTTACTGTTCGATGAAGCGTCTTTGGAACAAGGCAGGAATTTCAATAATAAAATCTGGAATGCACTGAAGCTGGTAAAGATGTGGGAAGAAAAACAGGTTGCAAGTTCAGGGTTGCAGGTTGCGGGTTTTGCCATTGATTGGTTTGAAAATCGCTTGAACGAAGTGAAAAACGAAGTTGCACAACTGCATACACAATTCAGGCTGAGTGAGGGTTTGAAAACAATTTATTCTTTAATTTGGGATGATTTCTGTTCCTGGTATCTCGAATGGATTAAACCGAACTTCGGCGAAAATATTGATACGGAAACTTACAATAAAACCGTTTATTTCTTTGAAGAATTATTGCAACTGTTACATCCGTATATGCCTTTTATCACGGAAGAAATGTATCATTTATTAAAAGAGCAAAAAGAAGATTTGTGTGTGAAACAATTTGCTGAGATTGGCGAAACGGATAAAAATATTTTGCAACAAGGCGAATTGTTAAAAACGATTATTTCTTCCATCCGCGATGTGCGCAACAAGAATAATGTAAAGCCGAAAGAAACAATTGAATTGAAAATTCAGACGGAAAACAAAAATTCTTATACAAATATCCTTTCCATTTTGCAAAAGCAAATAAATGCTGAAACCATTGATTTTACGGATGTTTCCATTGATAACAATGTAGTGATTACTTTGGAAAAAGATAAATTCTTTGTTCAGCTCAATCAGGAAATTGACAAAGATGCTTTGAAAAATGATTTACTGAAAGACTTGGAATACCAGCAGAAATTCCTGCAATCCGTTCAAAACAAATTGAGCAATGAACGCTTTGTCCAAAACGCAAAACCCGAAGTTGTTGCCATCGAAAGAAAGAAACAATCCGACGCCGAAGCGAGAATTAAAACCATTGAAGAAAGTTTGGCGAGCTTGTAA